The following proteins are encoded in a genomic region of Chryseobacterium cucumeris:
- a CDS encoding DCC1-like thiol-disulfide oxidoreductase family protein — MKTLKNHTLIYDNECPMCNLYSKGFTKCGMLDEDGREAFTEITLRNKLLIDFNRAKNEIALVDHNKNEVVYGLDSLLLIIGNSFPLLAKIARTEPLYWFFQKLYSFVSYNRKQIIPSSKDYTEQSCVPDFNLKYRIAYIGFVVIFSAYILSIFSGKLNLNLERNFVREFAVCFGQIL; from the coding sequence ATGAAAACGCTCAAAAACCACACATTAATCTACGACAATGAATGTCCTATGTGCAATCTCTACTCCAAAGGTTTTACTAAATGCGGAATGCTGGATGAAGATGGAAGAGAAGCCTTTACAGAAATCACATTGAGAAATAAACTCCTGATAGATTTCAACCGTGCGAAAAATGAAATTGCTCTGGTAGATCACAACAAAAATGAAGTCGTTTACGGATTAGACAGTCTGCTCCTCATCATTGGAAACTCTTTTCCATTGTTGGCAAAAATTGCACGGACAGAACCTCTGTATTGGTTTTTTCAAAAACTGTATTCTTTCGTTTCTTATAACAGGAAACAGATCATTCCTTCCTCAAAAGACTATACAGAACAATCCTGTGTTCCGGATTTTAATCTGAAATACAGAATTGCATACATCGGTTTTGTTGTTATTTTTTCAGCATATATCCTAAGTATATTTTCCGGTAAACTGAACTTGAATTTAGAGAGGAATTTCGTGAGAGAATTTGCCGTTTGCTTTGGCCAGATCCTTTGA
- a CDS encoding SRPBCC family protein, whose amino-acid sequence MSTIYLNTIIKADIHYVFDLARNIDLHQQSTSKSHEKAIAGRTSGLIEENETVTWRAKHLGVYQNLTTKIISMEKPFQFIDVMQKGAFKSMRHRHIFKSVNGNTLMTDIFEFESPLGILGKLFNSIFLKGYLRKFLLRRNEMIKTIAESSVRDGIAIF is encoded by the coding sequence ATGTCAACCATCTATTTAAATACAATCATCAAAGCAGATATTCACTATGTTTTTGATCTGGCAAGAAATATTGATCTTCATCAACAGTCAACCTCAAAGTCTCATGAAAAAGCCATTGCAGGACGTACTTCTGGATTAATTGAAGAAAACGAAACCGTAACCTGGCGGGCAAAACATCTGGGAGTTTATCAAAATCTCACCACGAAAATTATCAGCATGGAAAAACCGTTTCAGTTTATTGATGTCATGCAGAAAGGAGCCTTCAAATCCATGCGCCACCGACATATTTTTAAATCCGTAAATGGAAATACCCTGATGACAGATATTTTCGAATTTGAATCTCCGCTGGGTATTTTAGGGAAATTATTTAACTCAATTTTTCTTAAAGGATATCTAAGGAAATTTTTACTCAGAAGAAATGAAATGATCAAAACTATTGCAGAATCTTCTGTCCGTGACGGGATTGCGATTTTTTAA
- a CDS encoding YqjF family protein, giving the protein MNFLKAKWRKLAIINYEINPQVLLPYLPGGTELDFYKGKCYVSLVGFMFLNTKLLGIPVPFHRNFEEVNLRFYVKKKENGIWKRGVVFIKEIVPKPALSLVANAVYKENYHTMPMKNQMEKGEEELLIRYSWKDKNWYSIQIMAENVTKPMEENSEFEFITEHYFGFTKKENTTSEYEVCHPKWEWYTVKEYQLEVDFQKIYGNNFECLNHQLPLSIMLAEGSEIQVKTKKYIH; this is encoded by the coding sequence ATGAACTTTTTAAAAGCAAAATGGCGAAAGCTGGCCATCATCAATTACGAAATCAATCCTCAAGTTTTGCTGCCCTACCTTCCAGGAGGAACAGAACTCGATTTTTATAAAGGCAAATGCTATGTAAGTCTGGTAGGATTCATGTTTTTAAATACCAAATTATTGGGTATACCGGTCCCTTTTCACCGGAATTTTGAAGAAGTGAATCTAAGATTTTATGTAAAGAAAAAAGAAAACGGAATCTGGAAAAGAGGAGTGGTGTTTATTAAAGAAATTGTCCCCAAACCTGCATTAAGTCTGGTCGCCAATGCTGTTTACAAAGAAAATTATCATACCATGCCCATGAAAAATCAGATGGAAAAAGGAGAGGAAGAACTGCTGATCCGCTATTCATGGAAGGATAAAAACTGGTATTCCATTCAGATTATGGCTGAAAATGTAACAAAACCTATGGAAGAAAATTCAGAATTTGAATTCATCACAGAACATTATTTTGGCTTTACCAAAAAAGAAAACACAACTTCTGAATATGAAGTCTGTCATCCGAAATGGGAATGGTATACTGTAAAAGAATATCAGTTAGAAGTAGATTTTCAAAAGATCTATGGAAATAATTTTGAATGCCTGAATCATCAGCTGCCTCTTTCCATAATGCTGGCCGAAGGCTCCGAAATTCAGGTCAAAACCAAAAAATACATTCATTAA
- a CDS encoding TIGR01777 family oxidoreductase has product MKIIIAGGTGFLGENLEKYFTEKGHHVYIFTRNPQRKNEIYWDAQTVGEWKDSLENADVLINLTGKSVDCRYHEKNKQEIYSSRIDSTRILQEAVDQCSEKPKIWLNASSATIYVHSENHLNTEENGIVGDDFSMNICKSWENEFFAVKNEEIRKVALRTSIVLGNTGGAFPKLKMITKLGLGGKQGGGNQMVSWIHVDDFCRAVNCIIQNENLSGTVNITAPNPLSNQSMMRKLRNKIRIPFGLNAPVWQLEIASIFLNTETELLLKSRNVYPEKLIKNGFKFSYSTFDEAILNLLES; this is encoded by the coding sequence ATGAAAATAATCATAGCTGGTGGAACCGGATTCCTGGGCGAAAATTTAGAAAAATACTTTACAGAAAAAGGACATCATGTTTATATTTTTACCCGCAATCCTCAACGTAAAAACGAAATCTATTGGGATGCCCAAACGGTAGGTGAATGGAAAGACAGCCTTGAAAATGCCGATGTTCTGATCAATCTTACGGGGAAATCTGTTGATTGCCGGTATCATGAGAAAAATAAACAGGAGATCTATTCTTCAAGAATTGATAGTACAAGAATACTGCAGGAAGCGGTAGACCAATGTTCTGAAAAACCAAAAATATGGCTGAATGCAAGTTCTGCAACCATTTACGTTCATTCCGAAAACCACCTCAATACAGAAGAAAACGGAATTGTAGGAGATGATTTTTCCATGAATATCTGCAAAAGCTGGGAGAACGAATTTTTTGCAGTTAAAAATGAAGAAATACGAAAAGTTGCTCTCCGAACTTCTATTGTTCTGGGAAATACTGGCGGTGCTTTTCCCAAACTGAAAATGATTACAAAACTGGGTTTAGGAGGAAAACAGGGAGGGGGAAATCAGATGGTAAGCTGGATTCATGTTGATGATTTCTGTAGAGCAGTAAACTGTATTATTCAGAATGAGAATCTTTCGGGAACAGTAAATATAACCGCTCCGAACCCTCTTTCCAATCAAAGCATGATGAGAAAACTGAGAAATAAAATAAGAATTCCTTTTGGACTTAATGCTCCTGTATGGCAGCTCGAAATAGCCTCCATATTTCTGAATACAGAAACGGAATTATTATTAAAAAGCAGAAACGTCTATCCGGAAAAACTTATAAAAAACGGATTTAAGTTTTCATATTCTACATTTGATGAAGCGATTCTTAATCTCCTGGAATCCTAA
- a CDS encoding alpha-L-fucosidase: MLVISKIKPFFLSSLFISSIAFSQAHNVSDGYQKPTDPLVVQNLEQWQDMKFGLFMHWGTYSQWGIVESWSICPEDESWTQRKPEHGKSYYEYVKNYENLQTTFNPTRFNPQKWSDAAKKAGMKYVVFTTKHHDGFAMFDTRQSDYKITSPQTPFSKNPKSDVTKEIFNTFRKAGFKIGAYFSKPDWHSDDYWWSYFPPKDRNVNYDPKKYPERWENFKKLTFNQLNEITSNYGKVDILWLDGGWVRPFHTIDPKVEWQRTIKVEQDIDMDKIGTMARKNQPGIIIVDRTVPGKWENYVTPEQAIPEHALSIPWESCITMGDSFSYVPNDNYKTSQKIIETLVKIISRGGNYLMNIAPGPNGDYDPIVYERLQQISGWMDKNQSAVFATRSIAPYHDGNFYYTQSKDGKTLNIFHLDEKTNYESPSTLRFTIPDHFKPKSLKVLGLSNKIQWKKSGNSIEINLPKERTQLKYSTVIQIVQ; the protein is encoded by the coding sequence ATGCTGGTTATATCCAAAATAAAACCCTTTTTCCTTTCATCCCTTTTTATAAGTTCAATTGCATTTTCACAGGCTCATAATGTATCAGATGGATATCAGAAGCCCACAGACCCTTTGGTGGTACAAAATCTGGAACAGTGGCAGGATATGAAATTCGGATTGTTTATGCACTGGGGAACCTACAGCCAGTGGGGAATTGTTGAAAGCTGGAGCATATGCCCGGAAGATGAATCATGGACACAGAGAAAACCCGAACACGGGAAGTCATATTACGAATATGTAAAAAATTATGAAAATCTTCAGACTACCTTCAATCCAACCCGATTCAATCCTCAGAAATGGTCAGACGCGGCGAAGAAGGCAGGAATGAAATATGTGGTTTTCACCACCAAACATCACGATGGTTTTGCCATGTTTGATACCCGGCAGTCGGATTATAAAATTACTTCTCCCCAAACCCCTTTTTCAAAAAATCCAAAATCTGATGTGACGAAAGAAATTTTCAATACGTTCAGAAAAGCAGGATTTAAAATTGGTGCTTATTTTTCAAAACCTGATTGGCATTCCGATGATTATTGGTGGTCTTATTTTCCGCCCAAAGACAGAAATGTCAATTATGACCCAAAGAAATATCCGGAAAGATGGGAGAACTTTAAAAAGTTGACCTTTAATCAGCTGAACGAAATTACTTCCAATTACGGGAAAGTTGATATTCTCTGGCTGGATGGAGGCTGGGTACGTCCTTTTCACACCATAGATCCAAAAGTAGAATGGCAGCGCACTATCAAAGTAGAGCAGGACATCGATATGGACAAAATAGGCACGATGGCTAGAAAAAATCAGCCGGGAATCATCATTGTAGACCGCACCGTTCCGGGAAAATGGGAAAACTATGTTACTCCTGAGCAGGCAATTCCGGAACATGCTCTTTCCATTCCGTGGGAAAGCTGCATCACCATGGGAGATTCCTTTTCTTATGTTCCCAATGACAACTATAAGACCTCCCAGAAGATCATTGAAACATTGGTTAAAATCATTTCAAGAGGAGGAAATTACCTTATGAATATTGCACCAGGACCTAACGGAGATTACGATCCCATTGTATATGAAAGGTTACAGCAAATTTCAGGCTGGATGGATAAAAATCAGTCTGCGGTTTTTGCAACAAGAAGTATTGCACCTTATCACGACGGAAATTTTTATTATACACAAAGCAAAGATGGAAAGACATTGAATATTTTTCACTTGGATGAAAAGACAAATTATGAGTCTCCATCAACATTAAGGTTTACCATTCCTGATCATTTTAAACCGAAATCTTTGAAAGTTTTAGGCTTATCAAACAAAATTCAATGGAAAAAATCAGGGAATTCAATTGAAATTAACTTGCCGAAAGAAAGAACTCAATTAAAATATTCAACTGTCATTCAAATCGTTCAATAA
- a CDS encoding beta-glucosidase translates to MRCICFKLAGAALLLNVVITFAQKPLYKDPKQPIETRIQDLLKRMTPEEKFWQCFMIPGDLDNVPKGQYSHGIFGLQVSAGNQGGGAAGQLLKYNASEDAEILVKKINAIQKYFVEESRLGIPMIPFDEALHGLVRDGATAFPQAIGLAATFNPELMTRVSTAIAKESKLRGIRQILTPVVNLANDVRWGRTEETYGEDPFLTSVMGVSFVTSFEKMGIITTPKHFLANVGEGGRDSYPIHWSKRYLEETHLIPFNNAFTKGKSRSVMTSYNLLDGRPSTANHWLLKEKLKKDWNFKGFVISDASAVGGANVLHFTAKDYDDASAQAINAGLDVIFQTEYKHYQLFIPPFLDGRISKERIDDAVSRVLRAKFELGLFENPYVSVKEIEELKKLNHKPLAEKAAAESFVLLQNNNRTLPVPANVKKILLVGTDAVDARLGGYSGPGNKKINILDGLKNYVNNTETEIMYSKGIDWNVKDFTTIPNEYLSSENKKGLTGYYFANTDLKGNPAFGRQDENLSFKWTLYSPDPEKLQSDNYSIRWTGKLEAPNSGKYQIGLRGNDGFRLYLDGKLVIDQWEKLSYSTKTTEVDFVKGKKYDIKIEFHENRGEANLELIWNYGLYDYPKDFKEALDLAQKADYILITAGIHEGEFQDRSSLGLPGNQEAFIHEISKLNKPTAVVLVGGSAIKTTSWKDKVGAILDIWYPGEEGGNAVAKTLFGAENPSGKLPVTFPVQEGQLPLTYNHHPTGRGNDYHDLSGEPLYPFGFGLSYTTFEISDLQLSKTQYFENETIVAEVKVKNTGSKAGSEVVQLYVKDLLASVSRPVIELKGFQKVELKPGESKSVTIEVPVKQLQFLNEKMEWVVEKGTYRVMIGNSSKNLPLKQNIEVL, encoded by the coding sequence ATGAGATGTATTTGTTTTAAACTTGCCGGAGCCGCATTATTGTTGAATGTTGTGATTACTTTTGCTCAAAAACCTTTGTATAAAGATCCCAAGCAGCCCATTGAAACCAGAATTCAGGATCTGTTGAAGAGAATGACCCCAGAAGAAAAATTCTGGCAGTGTTTTATGATTCCCGGAGATTTGGATAACGTCCCGAAAGGACAATATTCACATGGAATTTTTGGACTTCAGGTGAGCGCAGGAAATCAGGGAGGCGGAGCAGCAGGACAACTGCTGAAATACAATGCCAGTGAAGATGCAGAAATACTGGTGAAAAAGATCAATGCCATTCAGAAATATTTTGTGGAAGAATCACGATTGGGAATTCCCATGATTCCTTTTGATGAAGCTTTACACGGATTGGTTCGGGATGGCGCTACTGCTTTTCCGCAGGCAATCGGCCTGGCTGCTACTTTCAATCCTGAATTAATGACAAGGGTTTCAACAGCGATTGCAAAAGAATCAAAACTGAGAGGAATCCGCCAGATTCTGACACCTGTAGTAAATCTTGCCAATGACGTCAGATGGGGAAGAACAGAGGAAACCTATGGTGAAGATCCATTTTTGACATCCGTAATGGGCGTAAGTTTTGTCACTTCCTTTGAAAAGATGGGAATTATTACCACTCCCAAACACTTTTTGGCCAATGTAGGAGAAGGAGGAAGAGATTCATACCCGATTCACTGGAGCAAAAGATATCTGGAGGAAACCCATTTAATTCCTTTTAACAATGCTTTTACAAAAGGAAAAAGCCGTTCTGTGATGACTTCCTATAATTTGCTTGATGGAAGACCTTCAACTGCAAACCATTGGCTGTTAAAGGAAAAATTGAAAAAAGACTGGAATTTCAAAGGCTTTGTCATCAGTGATGCCAGTGCAGTAGGAGGCGCCAATGTCCTGCATTTTACAGCAAAAGACTATGATGATGCTTCTGCACAGGCTATCAATGCAGGACTTGACGTGATTTTTCAAACCGAATATAAACATTATCAGCTCTTTATACCTCCGTTCCTGGATGGAAGGATTTCAAAAGAAAGAATAGACGATGCTGTATCAAGAGTATTGAGAGCCAAATTTGAGCTTGGATTATTCGAAAATCCCTATGTTTCTGTTAAGGAAATTGAAGAATTAAAAAAACTCAATCATAAACCTTTGGCAGAAAAAGCAGCAGCAGAGTCTTTTGTTTTGCTTCAGAATAATAACCGGACGCTTCCTGTTCCTGCGAATGTTAAAAAGATTCTGTTGGTAGGAACAGATGCTGTGGATGCAAGATTAGGAGGTTACTCAGGGCCCGGAAACAAAAAAATAAATATCCTGGATGGCCTTAAAAACTATGTGAACAATACAGAGACTGAAATTATGTATTCAAAAGGAATTGACTGGAATGTAAAAGATTTTACCACAATTCCAAATGAATATCTGTCCTCTGAAAATAAAAAAGGATTAACAGGATACTATTTTGCCAATACTGATTTAAAAGGTAATCCGGCTTTTGGAAGGCAGGATGAAAACCTCAGTTTCAAATGGACTTTATATTCTCCTGATCCGGAAAAATTGCAGTCTGACAATTATAGTATCCGGTGGACCGGAAAGCTGGAAGCTCCCAATTCCGGAAAATACCAGATCGGCCTGCGTGGAAATGATGGCTTCAGATTATACCTGGATGGAAAATTAGTGATTGATCAATGGGAAAAGCTGAGCTATTCCACAAAAACAACGGAGGTAGACTTCGTAAAGGGGAAAAAATATGACATTAAGATCGAATTCCATGAAAATCGTGGCGAAGCCAATCTGGAATTGATCTGGAACTATGGTTTATATGATTATCCGAAAGATTTTAAAGAAGCTTTGGACCTTGCCCAAAAAGCAGACTATATTCTTATTACGGCAGGAATTCATGAAGGCGAATTTCAGGACCGCTCATCACTGGGGCTGCCCGGAAATCAGGAAGCATTTATTCACGAAATTTCAAAATTAAATAAACCCACTGCCGTTGTTTTAGTAGGAGGGTCTGCCATAAAAACAACATCCTGGAAAGATAAAGTAGGAGCGATCCTGGATATTTGGTATCCGGGAGAAGAAGGGGGAAATGCGGTGGCAAAAACACTTTTCGGAGCTGAAAATCCATCCGGAAAACTGCCTGTCACTTTTCCGGTTCAGGAAGGTCAGTTACCTTTAACCTATAATCATCACCCGACAGGAAGAGGAAATGATTATCATGACCTGAGCGGAGAACCGTTATATCCCTTTGGTTTCGGATTAAGCTATACTACTTTTGAAATTTCTGACCTTCAGTTGAGCAAGACTCAGTATTTTGAAAATGAAACCATTGTTGCTGAAGTCAAGGTGAAAAATACAGGTTCAAAAGCCGGAAGTGAAGTCGTTCAGCTGTATGTGAAAGACCTGCTGGCTTCCGTTTCAAGACCAGTTATTGAACTGAAAGGATTTCAGAAAGTAGAACTAAAACCTGGAGAATCAAAATCAGTCACTATAGAAGTTCCTGTAAAACAATTACAGTTTTTAAATGAAAAAATGGAATGGGTGGTAGAAAAAGGAACGTACAGAGTTATGATCGGTAATTCATCGAAGAACCTTCCTTTAAAACAAAATATTGAAGTTTTATGA
- the lpdA gene encoding dihydrolipoyl dehydrogenase produces MNYDIIVIGSGPGGYVTAIRAAQLGFKTAIIEKENLGGICLNWGCIPTKALLKSAQVFHYINHAEDYGLNKVEASFEFPNVIQRSRGVASKMSKGIEFLMKKNKIDVILGTAKVQKGKKVSVTDKEGKVTEYTGTHIIIATGARSRELPNLPQDGKKVIGYRQALSLPEQPKSMIVVGSGAIGVEFADFYNTMGTKVTIVEFMPNIVPVEDEEISKHLEKSLKKTGIEIMTNASVESVDTSGEGVKATVKTANGNITLEADILLSAVGIAANIENIGLEEVGIQTDKGRVLVNEWYETSVPGYYAIGDIIPTQALAHVASAEGITCVEKIKGMHVEKIDYGNIPGCTYCHPEVASVGLTEKQAKEKGYEIKVGKFPLSASGKATANGNTDGFIKVIFDAKYGEWLGCHMIGDGVTDMVAEAVVARKLETTGHEIIKSIHPHPTVSEAIMEAAAAAYGEVIHI; encoded by the coding sequence ATGAATTACGATATTATTGTCATTGGAAGTGGTCCTGGTGGATATGTTACTGCGATCAGAGCAGCGCAATTAGGTTTCAAAACCGCAATTATCGAGAAAGAAAATTTAGGAGGAATCTGCCTTAACTGGGGATGTATTCCAACTAAAGCTTTATTGAAATCTGCTCAGGTTTTTCATTATATCAACCATGCTGAAGATTATGGTTTGAATAAAGTGGAGGCAAGCTTTGAATTCCCGAATGTGATTCAGAGAAGCCGTGGTGTTGCCAGCAAAATGAGCAAAGGAATCGAATTCTTGATGAAAAAGAATAAGATTGACGTAATTCTTGGTACTGCAAAAGTACAGAAAGGTAAAAAAGTTTCTGTTACAGATAAAGAAGGAAAAGTAACTGAATATACAGGTACTCACATTATTATCGCTACAGGAGCTCGTTCAAGAGAATTACCAAACTTACCGCAGGATGGTAAAAAAGTAATCGGATACAGACAGGCATTATCTCTTCCTGAGCAGCCGAAATCTATGATCGTTGTAGGTTCCGGAGCTATCGGGGTAGAATTTGCTGATTTCTATAACACAATGGGAACTAAAGTAACCATTGTTGAATTCATGCCAAACATCGTACCGGTAGAAGATGAAGAAATCTCAAAACACTTGGAGAAATCTCTGAAGAAGACAGGAATCGAAATCATGACAAACGCTTCAGTGGAAAGTGTTGATACATCTGGTGAAGGAGTAAAAGCTACTGTGAAAACAGCTAACGGAAACATCACTCTTGAAGCTGATATCTTATTATCTGCTGTAGGTATTGCTGCTAATATCGAGAACATTGGGCTAGAAGAAGTAGGAATCCAGACAGATAAAGGAAGAGTATTGGTAAACGAGTGGTATGAAACTTCAGTACCTGGTTACTATGCGATCGGAGATATTATCCCAACTCAGGCATTGGCTCACGTAGCATCTGCAGAAGGAATTACTTGTGTGGAAAAAATCAAAGGAATGCATGTTGAGAAAATCGACTACGGCAATATTCCAGGATGTACATACTGCCACCCTGAAGTAGCGTCTGTAGGTCTTACTGAAAAGCAGGCTAAAGAAAAAGGATACGAAATCAAAGTTGGTAAATTCCCTCTTTCTGCAAGTGGTAAAGCTACTGCAAACGGAAACACAGACGGATTTATCAAAGTGATTTTCGATGCTAAATACGGAGAGTGGTTAGGATGCCATATGATCGGTGATGGAGTAACAGATATGGTTGCTGAAGCTGTTGTAGCGAGAAAATTAGAAACCACAGGTCACGAGATCATCAAATCTATCCACCCGCACCCAACAGTTTCTGAAGCGATTATGGAAGCTGCAGCTGCTGCTTACGGTGAGGTGATTCATATTTAA
- a CDS encoding nuclear transport factor 2 family protein: MKNNIIITATLLIFTNITNMKAQDRSAIQQQKNMNNTDLATLRKNKVKTYFKKVDEGRFDEEYFNLYTDDVEIYYPKFGFEKGKNGITNFGKVMGAHLQSLSHDIDNFKYVISDHSIVVEGTERGITKSGKEWPDHKISYGKFCNVFEFEDEFIKRIHVYVDPDFTSEDVDRINIFKNPSLPINKESLKTTKEVIDEFFALQSGKKEGNILDLFSDHADWDLPGNKQKFPWTGKRQTKKEIEEFFEELYSNVKPEKFEIDFIAVNGENATATGYLSSKILKFNKIFTTEFVVIFKVVNGKIVKYHFLEDSYKLNEEMQSKAINVQ, encoded by the coding sequence ATGAAGAACAATATCATAATAACAGCTACTCTTCTGATATTCACAAACATTACCAATATGAAAGCTCAGGACAGGTCAGCAATACAACAACAAAAAAATATGAACAATACAGATCTTGCGACACTTCGCAAAAACAAAGTGAAAACGTATTTCAAAAAAGTGGATGAAGGGCGATTTGACGAAGAATATTTTAATCTCTATACAGATGATGTAGAAATATATTATCCTAAATTCGGGTTTGAAAAGGGAAAAAATGGAATCACAAATTTTGGAAAAGTAATGGGTGCTCATCTTCAAAGCCTCAGCCATGATATTGATAATTTTAAATATGTAATTTCTGACCATAGTATTGTGGTAGAAGGGACAGAAAGGGGAATTACAAAATCCGGAAAGGAGTGGCCTGATCATAAGATTTCTTATGGTAAATTCTGCAATGTTTTTGAATTCGAAGATGAATTTATCAAACGTATACATGTGTATGTAGATCCTGATTTTACTTCAGAAGATGTAGATAGAATAAATATATTTAAAAATCCATCGTTACCTATCAACAAAGAATCTCTAAAAACAACAAAAGAGGTAATAGATGAATTTTTTGCTTTACAATCCGGAAAAAAGGAAGGAAATATTTTAGATTTATTTTCTGATCATGCAGACTGGGACTTGCCTGGAAATAAACAAAAATTTCCGTGGACAGGTAAAAGGCAAACTAAGAAGGAAATAGAAGAATTTTTTGAAGAATTATACTCAAATGTCAAACCTGAAAAATTTGAAATCGACTTTATAGCTGTTAATGGTGAAAATGCCACTGCTACTGGATATCTGTCTTCAAAAATTTTAAAATTCAATAAGATATTTACTACTGAATTTGTTGTGATTTTTAAAGTAGTGAATGGTAAAATTGTGAAATATCATTTTCTGGAGGATAGCTATAAACTTAATGAAGAAATGCAGTCCAAAGCTATTAATGTGCAATAG
- a CDS encoding TetR/AcrR family transcriptional regulator has translation MPRNKEFDYTEKLELARNLFWENGYHATSMHDIVDAMKLNRSSIYDTYGNKHDLFLKCLSNYSDFKENQYYQALQAKNEGITALENIIRDVVEQTVTDNKACLTVKTIFEIVPEDQEARQLILKSSKSLLAILEKAILQAQEDGNIKSTTSAQIIARYILSSFSSFWSHYNLTQNKKEVMEMVDFLIDQIKK, from the coding sequence ATGCCAAGAAATAAAGAATTCGACTATACGGAAAAACTGGAATTAGCCCGTAATCTCTTTTGGGAAAATGGATATCACGCTACCTCAATGCACGATATTGTAGATGCTATGAAGCTGAACAGAAGCAGTATTTATGATACCTATGGTAATAAACATGATTTGTTCTTAAAATGCTTATCCAATTATTCTGATTTCAAAGAAAATCAATATTACCAGGCGTTACAAGCAAAAAATGAAGGTATAACCGCGCTTGAAAACATTATCCGTGATGTTGTTGAACAAACTGTAACTGATAATAAAGCATGCCTTACGGTGAAAACCATTTTCGAAATTGTTCCGGAAGATCAGGAAGCCAGGCAGCTTATTTTAAAAAGTAGCAAATCTTTACTGGCTATTTTAGAAAAAGCAATATTACAGGCTCAGGAAGATGGAAATATCAAAAGTACAACTTCAGCTCAGATTATTGCCCGCTATATATTATCTTCTTTCAGCAGTTTCTGGAGCCATTATAACCTGACCCAAAATAAAAAGGAAGTAATGGAAATGGTTGATTTTTTAATAGATCAAATTAAGAAATAA